A single window of Nicotiana sylvestris chromosome 5, ASM39365v2, whole genome shotgun sequence DNA harbors:
- the LOC104224897 gene encoding putative gamma-glutamylcyclotransferase At3g02910 encodes MAITEGATKTDSRLIFTYGTLKRGFPNHFLMENLIGAGDVVFVGEYTTVETFPLVCGPYGIPYLINIPGSGNRVRGELYKVNGRGLGPLDDLEGIERGHYERLPVIVAGDGGEKVVAEAYFGHKSFGEGMWKRCGELGFEEFTMEMGEKYEKKEDRPPNNDFLQDIRDFISNGN; translated from the coding sequence ATGGCGATCACAGAAGGCGCCACCAAAACCGATTCGCGGTTAATTTTCACGTACGGAACCCTAAAGCGCGGATTCCCCAACCATTTCCTGATGGAAAATCTGATCGGCGCAGGCGATGTCGTTTTCGTCGGCGAGTACACGACAGTGGAGACCTTCCCGCTCGTCTGCGGGCCCTACGGGATCCCGTACCTGATCAACATCCCCGGGTCGGGTAACCGGGTCAGGGGCGAGCTCTACAAGGTGAATGGCAGAGGGCTTGGGCCGCTGGACGATCTGGAAGGGATCGAGAGAGGCCATTACGAGAGGCTGCCGGTGATCGTCGCCGGAGACGGCGGTGAGAAGGTGGTGGCGGAGGCGTACTTCGGGCACAAGAGCTTTGGAGAAGGAATGTGGAAGAGGTGCGGAGAATTAGGGTTTGAGGAGTTCACTATGGAAATGGGGGAGAAATATGAGAAGAAAGAAGACAGGCCTCCCAATAATGATTTTCTTCAAGATATTAGAGATTTTATCTCCAATGGGAACTGA